From Candidatus Methylomirabilota bacterium, one genomic window encodes:
- a CDS encoding Bcr/CflA family multidrug efflux MFS transporter, translated as MADARAARTGGARLTVVLGALTAFGPLSIDMYLPALPTLADTFGASPSRVQLTLSAFFLGFGVGQLVYGPLSDRWGRRPPLLAGIGLYVGASLLCALSSGVTGLIAVRLLQGLGACAGPLTARAVVRDIYERDRAARMLSLLMLVMGAAPLVAPLLGGQLLLAFGWRSLFAVLSGFGVLCFLGAWLSLDETLDEAKRSPTSALAMIARYGTLLRDRAYVGYTVCSGAAYAGMFAYFAGSPFVFIRLHGVPAQHYGFLFALNVLGLMACAAVNSRLVLPLGADRLLRHGVAAVAVAGGGVLLAAVTGWGGLAGLVIPLLAFMASLSFIGANAMAGALAGFPHMAGTASALAGTIQFGLGALSGAAVSALYDGSAVPMAAVIAACGLTSLLAHRLLV; from the coding sequence GTGGCTGATGCCCGCGCCGCGCGGACGGGCGGGGCCAGACTCACGGTGGTCCTCGGCGCCCTCACCGCCTTCGGCCCGCTGTCGATCGACATGTATCTCCCGGCGCTGCCGACCCTGGCCGACACCTTCGGAGCGAGCCCGAGTCGAGTTCAGCTCACGCTCAGCGCCTTCTTCCTGGGGTTCGGCGTCGGGCAGCTCGTCTACGGCCCGCTCTCCGACCGGTGGGGACGCCGGCCGCCCCTGCTGGCCGGCATCGGCCTCTACGTCGGGGCCAGCCTCCTCTGCGCGCTGTCCAGCGGGGTGACCGGGCTCATCGCGGTCCGCTTGCTTCAGGGGCTGGGGGCGTGCGCGGGGCCGCTGACCGCGCGCGCGGTGGTGCGCGACATCTACGAGCGGGACCGGGCCGCGCGCATGCTGTCGCTGCTGATGCTGGTCATGGGGGCCGCCCCGCTGGTGGCGCCCCTCCTCGGTGGCCAGCTCCTGCTCGCCTTCGGGTGGCGGTCGCTCTTCGCCGTGCTGAGCGGCTTCGGCGTCCTCTGCTTTCTCGGCGCCTGGCTGAGCCTGGACGAGACGCTCGACGAGGCCAAGCGATCGCCCACCAGCGCGCTCGCGATGATCGCGCGCTACGGGACCCTCCTGCGGGACCGCGCCTACGTGGGCTACACCGTGTGCAGCGGGGCGGCGTACGCCGGCATGTTCGCGTACTTCGCCGGCTCGCCCTTCGTGTTCATCCGGCTCCACGGGGTGCCCGCCCAGCACTACGGATTCCTGTTCGCGCTCAACGTCCTCGGCCTGATGGCCTGCGCGGCCGTCAACAGCCGCCTCGTGCTGCCCCTCGGCGCCGACCGGCTCCTCCGCCACGGGGTTGCCGCCGTGGCGGTGGCCGGCGGCGGGGTCCTGCTCGCCGCGGTGACGGGCTGGGGCGGGCTGGCCGGTCTCGTCATCCCGCTGCTCGCCTTCATGGCCTCCCTCAGCTTCATCGGGGCCAACGCCATGGCCGGCGCCCTGGCCGGCTTTCCCCACATGGCCGGCACGGCGTCGGCGCTGGCCGGCACGATTCAGTTCGGCCTGGGCGCGCTGAGCGGGGCGGCGGTGAGCGCCCTGTATGACGGCAGCGCGGTGCCGATGGCGGCGGTGATCGCGGCCTGCGGCCTGACGAGCCTCCTCGCCCATCGCCTGCTGGT